The segment CAGCTCGCCCGCGACCTCGGCGCACCGGAGGAACTCGCCGAGAAGCCCGCGACGGCGGAGCTCTGGGCGGACCAGACCGACGAGGACGAGATGGGCGTCGGCTACGACGTCGTCGACGCGGTCATCGCGCTGCACATCGAGGGCGGGGTCTCCACCGTCGCGACGGCCCGCGAGCTCGGCGTCGAGGAGAGCGTCGTCGGAACTGTCCGCGAACTGTACGAGAACAGCGCCCACAAGCGGTCGATGCCGCCCGCACCCGAACCGGCCGACCTGTAATCAGGCGCTCGAGTTGCTCGTCGCCACGACCTCCACCTGATCGCCCTGCTGGAGTTCGTACGTCGTCGGGTCCACCGGCTGTCCGTTGACGACGAAGCGGACCGTGTCACCCTCGCTGGTCCGATACACCGTCCCGTCGAAGGCCAACGCGTCGGACGCAGCCTCGATGTCCAGCGCCTCCAGCGCGTACTCCAGCGTGACGCCGTCGCCGTGGACGTGCCACCGCGAGCCGTCGCCGTTCTCGTAGTGGAAGTACCGCTCGCCCGTCTGAGAGACCTGGTACTGCGGTTGACTGAAGTCGAGCGTGCGCCCGTCGATGGTGACGGTCATCCCGCCGTGTTCGTGGATGGTTCCCAGCCCGACCGGCTGTTGTGGCGCGCTGTCGTTCAGCTGCCCGTTGCCACCACCGCCGCCACCACCGAGCAGGCCGACGACGACACCCCCGAGCAGGACGAGGCCGACGACGGCGACCGCGGCGTAGACCAACCCCGGTATCCCGTCGTCGTCGCCGCCCAGCGCGTCGACCCGTCGCTGCTCGATGGGGCCGAGGTCATCGCCGTGCTCGTCCCGCAGGTGTTCGAGGTACGGTTCCTCGTCCTCGAACGACTCCGAACAGTAGTCGCACTCGTGCACATCCCCCACCTGGACCCGAGAGTACTCATATTTTCCGTGTCGTCGCCCTCGAAACGCACTACCGTCGCCGCAGGTCCAGCTCCCGCGTGACCGCGGCGTCGCGCTCGACCAGCCCGCGGTACGTCGACGCCACCTCGGCAGCGCTCAGGGCGTCGTCATCGACCTCGCCCACAGGGTCGACCCGGCTCCCGATGCGGACGTAGGTGACCTGCACGTCGTCGAGCGCCGTCGCGAGCGATTTCGAGAGGCCCCGCGCCGCCGGGCCGACCGCGCCCCACTCTAGCTGCTCGGGGACGAGCGAGTCCGCGTACGTCGTCCCGCTGAATATTACCGTGCCCTCGGTCTCGCGCAGGTCCGACAAGGTGGCGTTGACGCAGGTGAGCGACCCGGCGACGCGCACGTCGAAGATAGCACGGAGTCGGTCCGCGTTCGCCTGCCCGACGGGGCGGCCGCCCCCGCCCGTCGCGTTCAGCACCAGCGCCGAGACGGGGCCGAACGTCTCCCGCACCGTGGCCATCCCCGCCTCGACGGACGCCTGGTCGGTCACGTCCGTCGGAACGGCGAGCGCACCCGCTCCGAGGTCCGCGGCCAGGTCCTCGATGAACGCCTCCGTCCGGGCAAACAGCCCCACGTCGTAGCCAGCGTCGTGGAGTTCGCGTGCGACCGCCTCGCCGATCTTCGGTCCGACACCCGCGATCACTGCGGTTCCTGTCATGTGAAGAGCCAGTGCCGACGGGCCCAAAAGCGCTCGCTGAAGCGCGGTTTGGTAGTACAGGTGTCAGGTTGGTGCCGTCACCACGAGAGGTCGGACGCGTTCTGCTCGACCAGGTCGGCGAACGCGTCGGCCTCGCGGGCGTGCTGGACCGCCTGGTCCGCGTCGTCGCGCATCCGTCGCTTCAGCACCGGCAGCGCGGCGGGGTCGTTCGCGGCGATCTCCGCTGCCACCGCCGCCGGCTCGTCGACCACGCGCGAGACGAGCCCCATCCGCAGGGCCTCGTCGGCGTCGACCGTCCGACCCGACAGCGCGAGGTCCATCGCCTCGCCCTCGCCGACGACCCGCGGGAGCCGAGCCGTCCCGCCCCACGCCCCGAACAGCCCGAGGGAGACGCCCGTCTCGGCGAACGTCGCTCGCGGCGTGGCGACCCGGACGTCGCAGGCGAGCGCCAGCTCCACGCCGCCGCCCCGTGCCGGCCCGTCGATGCCCGCGACGACCACCGCCTCGGCCTCCTCGATGGCGGTCGCGACGGACTGGCCCAGCCGTGCGAACTCGCGCGCCCCCTCGCGGTCGAGTCCCGCGACGACCGCCAGGTCGGCTCCCGCAGAGAACGCGTCGCCAGCGCCGGTGAGCAGCACTACCGGCGTCTCCGCCCCGGTCACCGCCGACCGCAACGCTCGCAGTCCCGCCTCGGTGAACGCGTTCCGGCGGGTCGGTCGCGAGAGCATCACCCGGGTCACCCCGCCGTCGACTGCCGTCTCGATCATACCTTGGCGAGTCTTCGCTTTCCAAAGGTCTTTGCCTTTCCCCCCGCTAGTCGACGGCAATGGACGAGGCCGCAACGTGCAGGCGCGCCGCCCAGGAGGCGCTCGCTGACATCTACCCCGACCGGCTCCGCGATGACATCGCGACCCGCCTGGCAGCCGCGCCGATGGCCCCCGGCGTGGTGACGCTCCGCTGCGCCCGCGCCTGCGACGACGACGTCGACGTCGAGAGCGTCGTCGACCGGGCCGCCGGCGTGCAGCTCGTCTACGACGGCCTCCGGCTCACTCGCTCGCTCGCCCACGACGAGCCCTGGACCCACGACGACGACCACACGCAGGCCAACCTCGACTCGCTGGCCGCCACGGTGCTCGTCTCCCGCGGCTTCTACCTACTCGCGCGGACCGACGCCGCCGTCACGGCCGTCGACACCGTCCGCGACTTCGGCCGCGACCAGACCGACCGCCGGCAGCCCGACGCCGACACGACCGCCCTCGACGCCAGCCTCGAACGCGACGTGTTCGAACTCGCCGCCGTCGCCGGCACCACCGCCGTCGGTGCCACCCCCACCACAGAGCTGTTCGCCCAGCTCACCGGCCTCGTGCCCACGGACGGGAGCGAGCCGCTGCCAGCGGTCGACGCACTCCCCGCCGCGACCGACCTCAACGTCGGCGCGACGGCCAACGAGACCGCCAGCAGGGCCGACGACCACGTCCGCCAGTCGGCGACGGATTCGTAGGCCAGAATCGAAACCCATTAAAACTACACCGGGCAACGATAGGATGCACTTCGGTGCCTGGGTAGCTTAGCGGTAAAGCGCGTCCTTGGTAAGGACGAGAGCGCGGGTTCAAATCCCGCCTCAGGCTTGCTTCTTCCCCGAGTCGGTTTGGTTCCTCGTGCCGGTATCCGTAGGGTTATCGGAGTCGCCACACCCGAAGTGTTTTCACAGTTAGGGCCACGAAATAAACTGTGGCAGCGACCTACGTGCGACGGACTGCGATAACCAGACTGTCGGTCACGCGAGAGCAGCGCATAACGCTGGAGGAGACGATTGCCGAGTGGAAGCGTGGCTGTCAGCTCGCGACCGAGATGGCCTGGAACCGATGCCACACGAAGCAGGATGTGCAACCGCTGGCGTACGACGCTGTTCGCGAGAAGACACGTCTCGGGAGCCAGCACGCCGTGCTGGCGACCCACCAGGCAGCAGACGCGATCACCGGCTGTGTCGAACGACAGCGCACGGGGAAGAAGACCAGCAAACCTCGCTTCACCGCACCGACGGTGACCTACGACGCACGGACGATGACCCTGTTCGACGACGGGACGGTGTCGCTGGCGACGGTCGAGGACCGTGTCCGGTGTCCGCTCGTGCTTCCGGACGACGGGGACGGCTACCAGTGGCAGTTCCTCGATACCGACGAATGGGAGTTGACCGAGAGCACCCTCAAGGCGCGTGACGGCGCGTACTTCCTGCATCTCGGGTTCCGACGGCCGAATACCGGGCAAACGACCGCCGAGGACGGGACGGTCCTCGGGGTCGACCTCGGTATCGAGAACCTCGCCGTCACGAGCACCGCCTGCTTCGTGAACGGCCGCGAACTCACCCATCGGCTCTGTGAGTTCGAGCGGACACGCGCCGGACTCCAGCAGGCCGGCACGCGGAGCGCCCACCGGACACTCGACCGTGCGAGCGGACGCCAGCTCCGGTACGTCCGGGACGTGCTCCACAACGCAGCGAACGAAATCGTCGGAGAGGCACGGCGGTACGACTGCGACGTCATCGCTCTCGAAGACCTCACGGAGATTCGAACCCAGACCCGTGCGGCGTGGGGACACCGCTGGGCGTTCCGAACGCTCTCCGAGTACGTCGCCTACAAGGCGGAGGCGGTCGGCATCGCGGTCGAACGGGTCGAACCAGCGAACACGTCACGACGCTGTGTCGAGTGCGGGTTCACGGCCGCCGAGAACCGGCGTTCGCGCGACGAGTTCCGCTGCCAGGAGTGTGGCGCGGCAGCGAACGCGGACTACAACGCAGCGAAGAACATCGGTATGCGGTACGTCCGCAGGGGCCACCAGTCGTCCCGGCGGACGGGCGACGGTCGACTCGCCCTGAAGTCCGGAACTGTGACGCCGAACGGCGGATTCACCGCCTACCCCGACGGGTTCGAGGCCGAGTTCACGGACGAGTCCGCCCCATCGGAAGCGAAGTTGTAGACTGAGCGAAGCGGGGGTGGACAGTCGATATCCCGGCCTAGGCTTTTCTCGCGAGACACCCAATGGGAAGCGACAGCTCGTTCCGATAGAGCGTCCACCCCGACGAGGACTCCGTCACAGCACCGACCAATCACACTTCCAATCTGTCACGAACCATCAGAAAAATTCTTTGCGAACCGCGAACATAGAACTATCTGCATTCGAGGTGACCAGCAATGGCACTGCCCAGGAGTACACCGAACTCGTGGATGCAGAGCCTCGATTTCCCGAGCCAGCTGTTCCGAACCGGTCGTGACGACTACGAACTGTACGAGGAAGAGGACGAGTTCGTCCTGCGCGTCGAGCTCCCCGGGTTCGACCCCGAGGAGATCACCGTCGCGTGGGACGAGGGCGTCCTGAATATCGCGGCCGAGCAGGCGGACGAAGCCCGGAACCAGCGCAAGACGTACCACCGCCGGTTCCGGTTCCCGAAGGCCGTCGCGGACGACGACATCACGGCCGAGTACCACAACGGAATCCTCGAAGTGACGCTGCCGGTCGTCGCGGACGCGACCGCGACCGGCAAGCAGATTCCGGTCGAGAGCTGACCGGAGCCGCACCGTCCGGGGCCTCGACGGGGAGGTACGGGCTCCGGACCTCATTCTCGTCGCGATTACGCGTCGGAGTCAGACCCGGGTGGCTCCCCGTCGTCGTCGAGGAAGCCGTGGTACTGACAGACGTACTCGTCGCGGATGAGCTGTTCGTCGACGACCTTGAGTCCGAGCTCGTCGAGTTCCTGTGCGATCCGGTTGAGGTCGTCGTGGTCCGTCCCGATGGCGTTGACGTAGACGTTCCGCTCGCCGGTCATGATCTCGCGGACTGCGGTCACGCCGTCGACCTCCCGGGCGCGGTTCGCGAGCCTGTCGCGGTCGGGGACCGGCGCGGTGCAGATTATCTTCGTGTAGAGCGGGTAGCCGGCGAGGTCGTAGTCGATGTCGACGTGGTAGCCCCGGATGACGCCGCTCTTCTCCAGTGCGTTGAGGCGGGTCCGGACGGTGCTGGGCGAGATGTCGAGCTGCTCGGCGATGTCGCTCGACGAGGTGTGCCTGGCGTCCTGCTGGAGGTGGTAGAGGATGCGTCTGTCGACAGTGTCGAGTGTTCCGTCTTTCATCTACTGTCTGTGTCCTCGGCCAGCCAGGTATTCATTGTTTGGCTCCGGCCGCGGCCCCGTGAACGAGGCGTGACCGGGCAACGCCAGTTAGAAGACAGTAATGGATATTTATTCGGCTTTGTTTGACGGTTCGTCAAATAAATCGGCTAGTTTATGCTGTTCCGTCTCCGACAGTGGTGTACGCAGTCAGGTGTGGCCGCACGGACTCCGTCCGGCCAGCACCGAGATTGACCATGAGATATGCCTCGAACACACGCGGCCGAGACGAGCCATCGACAGCCAGTGCCGACGAGGCCTGGTACGTCCTCGGCGGCGGTCACGTCGGAGAACAGATCGCCAGATACCTCGGGGAAGCAGGCCACACCGCCAGCTTCGTCGACGACACCCACGAGTCGTCGGTGGTTCCGTCCCACAGCGTCGACCCCACCGACGTCAGGGCGCTCACCGAGACCGGCATCGGGCCCGGCTCGACGGTCGTGGTGACGACCGACGACGACGGGAGGAACCTGCTCGTGGCACAGCTCGTCCGGGTCCACCTGGAGCCGGACCGGATCGTCGTCCTGGCGAACAGTCCCGAAACGGTCCGTCTGCTCGAGGACGCGGGCCACGAGTCGATCTGTGCGACGACCGCCCTCTCGGTCAGCGTCACGGAGGCGTTATGAAGGAACTCGAACGGGACCTCGGGCTGCCGTCCGTCCTCGCCATCAGCATCGGCGCGATGATCGGGAGCGGCATCTTCATCCTCCCGGCGCTGGCACTGGGCATCGCGGGCCCGCTCGTCATCGTCGCCTACCTCCTGGCCGGAATCCTCGTCGTTCCCGCGGCGCTCTCGAAGTCGGAGATGGCGACGGCGATGCCGGAGGCCGGCGGGACGTACATCTACATCGAGCGTGGGATGGGCCCGCTGCTCGGCACGATCGCGGGCGTGGGAACGTGGTTCTCGCTCTCGTTCAAGGGAGCCCTCGCGCTCGTTGGCGGGGTGCCCTACCTGCTGTTGCTGTTCGACCTGCCGCTGAAGCCCGTCGCGCTCGGGCTCGCCTCGCTCCTGATCCTGGTGAACGTCGTCGGCGCGAAGCAGACCGGACAGCTCCAGCTCGGCATCGTCGTCGTGATGCTCGCCGCACTCGGCTGGTTCGCCGCCGGAAGCGCGCCCGCCGTCCAGTCGGCGAACTACGCGAACTTCTTCGACGCGGGCGTCGGCGGGCTCCTCGCCGCGACCGGGCTGGTGTTCGTCTCCTACGCGGGCGTGACGAAGGTCGCGAGCGTCGCCGAGGAGGTCGAGGACCCGGGCCGGAACATCCCGCTGGGCATCCTCGGGTCGCTCGCGTTCACGACCGTCCTGTACGTCGCCATCGTCGCCGTGCTGGTGGGGGTGACCGACCCCGGCAGCGTCGCCGGGTCGCTCACGCCCGTCGCGGTCGCGGCGGAGCAGACGCTCGGGCCCGCCGGCGTGTTCGCCGTCATCCTCGCCGCCATCCTCGCACTCATCTCGACCGCGAACGCGGGTATCCTCTCCTCGTCGCGCTACCCGTTCGCGATGAGCCGGGACAAACTCGCACCGCCGTCGCTCTCGTCCATCAGCGAGCGGTTCGGAACGCCCGTGACCTCCATCACCCTCACCGGAGCGGTGCTCCTCGTGCTCATCGCGTTCGTGCCGATCCTGGAGATCGCAAAGCTCGCGAGCGCGTTCCAGATACTCGTGTTCGCGCTCATCAACCTCGCCGTCATCGCCTTCCGTGAGGGGGAGGCGACGTACGAACCCGAGTTCACCTCGCCGCTGTACCCCTGGGTACAGATCTTCGGAGTCGTCGCCGGCGTCGCCCTGCTGACCCAGATGGGGACGGTCGCGCTCGTCGGGGCCGTCGTCATCACGGTCGCGAGCATCGGCTGGTACCTCCTCTACGTCCGACCGCGGGTCGACCGGGAGGGGACCGCGAAGGACGCCATCCGTCGGCAGGTCAGTCGCTCCGCACTGACCGACGTCGCGGACGGCCCGTCCGAGCCGACCCACGAGGTGCTCGTCGCCCTCACGAAGGACATCGGTGCAGACCGGGAGCGCTCGCTGGTCGCGCTCGCTGCCGACCTCGTCCGTCCACACGACGGGCGAGTGGTCGCGGTCCGCTTCGAGGAGGTCCCGGACCAGGCCCCGCTGACCGAGGAGATGACCGTGCAGTCCTCGTCGGACCTCTCGTTCGAGACGCGGGTCACGGAGCTCGCGGGCGAGTTCGGTGTGGACATCGAGGCCGACGAGGTCGTCAGCCACGACACGAAACACGCCATCGTCAACGTCGCCGCCGACCGCGGGGTCGACACGGTGCTCGCCGAGCACGAGCCGCTCCGGCTCCGCTCCCGGCTGTTCGGCGACCCCATCGACTGGGTCGTCCGCAACGCGCCGTGTGACGTGCTGCTCGTCGACAACCTCGGGTACGACCGCCCCCAGCACGTCGTCCTCGCGGGCGTCGGCCCGTACGACCCCCTCGCCGTCTCGGTCGCGGAGACCGTCGCCAGGGCCAACGACGGCCGTATCTCGCTCTGGTACCCCGTCGACAGCGACACCCCCGAGCAGTACCGGGCCACCGTCGGGGCGTACCAGTCCGACCTGTCGTCGCTCCTCTCCGTGCCGGTCGAGTCGACACCCGTCCGCACCGACGGTGGCCGCGAATCGCGCCCGGACGTGGTCGTCCGTCGCGGTGCCGACCACCGGCTCCGGAGCGTGCTGTTCGACGACCGTCCGGCGTTCCCGAGCCCGCAGTGTACGACCGTCACCGTCTACCCCACGCAGTCCGGGCGGCCCGGGCTCCTGCGCCGCCTGCTCGAACGGCTGGTGTACTGAGCCGGCACGGGTCGTCGACCGCACGCCAAAGATTGATGACTGGACGCGGAGCAGACGACGACATGGA is part of the Haloarchaeobius litoreus genome and harbors:
- a CDS encoding MoaD/ThiS family protein, whose amino-acid sequence is MHECDYCSESFEDEEPYLEHLRDEHGDDLGPIEQRRVDALGGDDDGIPGLVYAAVAVVGLVLLGGVVVGLLGGGGGGGNGQLNDSAPQQPVGLGTIHEHGGMTVTIDGRTLDFSQPQYQVSQTGERYFHYENGDGSRWHVHGDGVTLEYALEALDIEAASDALAFDGTVYRTSEGDTVRFVVNGQPVDPTTYELQQGDQVEVVATSNSSA
- a CDS encoding SDR family oxidoreductase; translated protein: MTGTAVIAGVGPKIGEAVARELHDAGYDVGLFARTEAFIEDLAADLGAGALAVPTDVTDQASVEAGMATVRETFGPVSALVLNATGGGGRPVGQANADRLRAIFDVRVAGSLTCVNATLSDLRETEGTVIFSGTTYADSLVPEQLEWGAVGPAARGLSKSLATALDDVQVTYVRIGSRVDPVGEVDDDALSAAEVASTYRGLVERDAAVTRELDLRRR
- a CDS encoding enoyl-CoA hydratase/isomerase family protein codes for the protein MIETAVDGGVTRVMLSRPTRRNAFTEAGLRALRSAVTGAETPVVLLTGAGDAFSAGADLAVVAGLDREGAREFARLGQSVATAIEEAEAVVVAGIDGPARGGGVELALACDVRVATPRATFAETGVSLGLFGAWGGTARLPRVVGEGEAMDLALSGRTVDADEALRMGLVSRVVDEPAAVAAEIAANDPAALPVLKRRMRDDADQAVQHAREADAFADLVEQNASDLSW
- a CDS encoding DUF7114 family protein, encoding MDEAATCRRAAQEALADIYPDRLRDDIATRLAAAPMAPGVVTLRCARACDDDVDVESVVDRAAGVQLVYDGLRLTRSLAHDEPWTHDDDHTQANLDSLAATVLVSRGFYLLARTDAAVTAVDTVRDFGRDQTDRRQPDADTTALDASLERDVFELAAVAGTTAVGATPTTELFAQLTGLVPTDGSEPLPAVDALPAATDLNVGATANETASRADDHVRQSATDS
- a CDS encoding RNA-guided endonuclease InsQ/TnpB family protein, encoding MAATYVRRTAITRLSVTREQRITLEETIAEWKRGCQLATEMAWNRCHTKQDVQPLAYDAVREKTRLGSQHAVLATHQAADAITGCVERQRTGKKTSKPRFTAPTVTYDARTMTLFDDGTVSLATVEDRVRCPLVLPDDGDGYQWQFLDTDEWELTESTLKARDGAYFLHLGFRRPNTGQTTAEDGTVLGVDLGIENLAVTSTACFVNGRELTHRLCEFERTRAGLQQAGTRSAHRTLDRASGRQLRYVRDVLHNAANEIVGEARRYDCDVIALEDLTEIRTQTRAAWGHRWAFRTLSEYVAYKAEAVGIAVERVEPANTSRRCVECGFTAAENRRSRDEFRCQECGAAANADYNAAKNIGMRYVRRGHQSSRRTGDGRLALKSGTVTPNGGFTAYPDGFEAEFTDESAPSEAKL
- a CDS encoding Hsp20/alpha crystallin family protein; the encoded protein is MALPRSTPNSWMQSLDFPSQLFRTGRDDYELYEEEDEFVLRVELPGFDPEEITVAWDEGVLNIAAEQADEARNQRKTYHRRFRFPKAVADDDITAEYHNGILEVTLPVVADATATGKQIPVES
- a CDS encoding Lrp/AsnC family transcriptional regulator, producing the protein MKDGTLDTVDRRILYHLQQDARHTSSSDIAEQLDISPSTVRTRLNALEKSGVIRGYHVDIDYDLAGYPLYTKIICTAPVPDRDRLANRAREVDGVTAVREIMTGERNVYVNAIGTDHDDLNRIAQELDELGLKVVDEQLIRDEYVCQYHGFLDDDGEPPGSDSDA
- a CDS encoding NAD-binding protein, with the translated sequence MRYASNTRGRDEPSTASADEAWYVLGGGHVGEQIARYLGEAGHTASFVDDTHESSVVPSHSVDPTDVRALTETGIGPGSTVVVTTDDDGRNLLVAQLVRVHLEPDRIVVLANSPETVRLLEDAGHESICATTALSVSVTEAL
- a CDS encoding amino acid permease — encoded protein: MKELERDLGLPSVLAISIGAMIGSGIFILPALALGIAGPLVIVAYLLAGILVVPAALSKSEMATAMPEAGGTYIYIERGMGPLLGTIAGVGTWFSLSFKGALALVGGVPYLLLLFDLPLKPVALGLASLLILVNVVGAKQTGQLQLGIVVVMLAALGWFAAGSAPAVQSANYANFFDAGVGGLLAATGLVFVSYAGVTKVASVAEEVEDPGRNIPLGILGSLAFTTVLYVAIVAVLVGVTDPGSVAGSLTPVAVAAEQTLGPAGVFAVILAAILALISTANAGILSSSRYPFAMSRDKLAPPSLSSISERFGTPVTSITLTGAVLLVLIAFVPILEIAKLASAFQILVFALINLAVIAFREGEATYEPEFTSPLYPWVQIFGVVAGVALLTQMGTVALVGAVVITVASIGWYLLYVRPRVDREGTAKDAIRRQVSRSALTDVADGPSEPTHEVLVALTKDIGADRERSLVALAADLVRPHDGRVVAVRFEEVPDQAPLTEEMTVQSSSDLSFETRVTELAGEFGVDIEADEVVSHDTKHAIVNVAADRGVDTVLAEHEPLRLRSRLFGDPIDWVVRNAPCDVLLVDNLGYDRPQHVVLAGVGPYDPLAVSVAETVARANDGRISLWYPVDSDTPEQYRATVGAYQSDLSSLLSVPVESTPVRTDGGRESRPDVVVRRGADHRLRSVLFDDRPAFPSPQCTTVTVYPTQSGRPGLLRRLLERLVY